Within Sander lucioperca isolate FBNREF2018 chromosome 22, SLUC_FBN_1.2, whole genome shotgun sequence, the genomic segment GCGCAGCAGCGCTCTGTGCCTCCATACGGGAGTGGAGGCCGTAATCAGGGACGGGGAGAGCCATGTCTTCTCTCTCTAGTAGGTTGCCTGTGCTGCTGCTCTTCCCGTGGAGGCTGCAAACACACAGGTGTGCAGAAAATTAGAAAACGGTAAACATGTTGTCCCCCTGCGGCAATTACTCCCGAGCAATTCAGGAGCACGAGGAAGATCTGCAGAGGAGCCATCAGTGGGTTGTTGCTTTCCATAACTGgttatttcattttcagttttcatTGGAAGGGCATTACGACTCAAAAGCTCTCGGGCCAATCAATGCCAATTACAACATATTAGGAATGtcttcaaatttaaaaaatgggtTCAAGACATTACACTAGATAAGTATAGACTCTATCAGAGAATGATGAtagtggtgatgatgatgacccTTATGGGTATATGTAGgcgtgtatgtaagtatgtatgtatatgtaggtaagtgtatgcatgcatatgcaaacacactgtatgtatgcatgtatgtagaaAGTTATCTGGGtaagtgtatactgtatgttcttaagttttttgtataatttatttttatctttcttGTCAATTTTTTTCCTTGACAATGTATTTGTTACTCTTAAAATTGCAAGAAGGGGGGCCTGATATAAGCTGAAGCTTCTGACCCTAACCCTTTGGTTACGACCAATAAATTCATTGACTCAATGTCATTCATCAAAATCAGATGTCAATATTCacctcaaataaaataaaataacacaaaaatgaTGAATATGCCTACAAAACGAATATATCTGTTCAATTATGCATCATTCAGTTGTTGCGTGTTCAGTGAAGTaatgacttttattttttaggaCAAAAAGGAAATCTACAAAACGTACTTGTGTACCCGAAGTTGCCTCATTGAGTTGCTGTCACCGTCCGAGATCACCCGTGTGTAGGAGAAGGGAAACCAGCCACGCCTGGAAGAGGTGAGCGGGCGGATATTAGCAAATAAAATGAGTTAATTGGTAACTTTTGGGGTTCATTGACAACTTTTATGTACCTAATATCGGTCCAAACATCTGTACAATCTTCAGAGAAGGCAAATCAAATCTTTCTTTGAATACACAAGTTGCACTCACATCCTCGTCTTCTCATTCTCTCCGTAGTGCCACCCATCACGGGCCTCGGGGACCAGCAGGGTTATCACATCGCCCTCAAAGAAGCTGAGCAGGGTGCTGTTGTCGCCGGCTGCATGGGAGAAGATGGCCTGGACTCGAGttctcccgtttctctccagcCCCGCTGCCATGGAGCTGGACCGAGGCAGCGTACGAGTCTCCGCTGGTGAAGAGAACGAGAGGAGAAAGACGGACAGCTTTCAGTCTCAATTTCTCTAATAAACACTGCTGACTGTATGcatgtgagatatatgtgtgcatgtgtttgttgtgttatggttgtctaagctactggatgcctaaaatttccctcgggatgaataaagtaagtaagtaagtaagtaagtaagtaagtatgtatgtatgtatgcatgtatgtatctatccatctatctatctatctatctatctatctatctatctatctaacacATGATGTGTAAATACTGTACCTCCATATACTCGTTTCTTCTGAAATTCCAAATGTGAAACCTGTCCCTGTCCTATATCTATTTTCACTCATAACCTCTCTTTCTCATTTTAAATATATCACAGCTCGTTTAATTCCCACTTGCTTTGGCCGGTTTCTCATTAAAACTGCACAGGTTGTGTGCAACATCCAGGCAGATGTATTGTATTTGCTTTTAGTGGCTTTTACCTTTGAAATGCAATGATACTTACAATCCTTTTGCTGTGATAAAAAGCATACTGAATGCCAAGTAAAAGCTAACTACAAATCTGCTTCAAGaaaccctctgaggacgaaGGACGGGCCGGTGCAACAGATAACACTcagatattacattacattatgtgtatgtatgtatatatatatatatatatatatatatatatatatatatatatatatatatatatatatatatatatatatcatttttttttttttttagacatttatttactattttaattatatattacACTACTTCTGTGACGACTTTgataaactcatttcaagcaccaacaCAATTCGTCCACATGagtaaaaggtttttttttcaccttcaaGTGATTTGAGAAATTCCCAAAAAAATTCAACTCTCCACATTGCTCTAGGCCAAATTTAGGCCTGactatacagaaagctgagtttgttctgaacattctgatatgaaacacatggggatcactTATATGCAGATACCCTTAAAAGGTGAATTTAAAAGAATgtgttaaaggcatactatgtaacttttccctctcttTAAAATCGTCCcatagacctcagagggttaaatgtTCCCGGCATTTAGGCTATCTCCATCTTTCCAAATGTCTTGTCTCTCATCCTTACTCAGTGTGGTCTTGCTCTTGGCCGGGGCGACCTTGCGCACAGGCAGGGTGTTTGAGTAGCCCTCCCCTCCATGCCGCTGGGTCTGCGGTGAGGCCTTGCTCTGGGCCACCTTGCCCTCCATCCACTGCTGGTAGTCCTCCCCTCCGTGAGCGCCGCCTGTGCCATTCATCACCGGCATCCCTCCTTCCATCAGCCTCTACCGAGAGCATGACATTTACAtacaattaaaacacaaaatcaGTCTCTTTACATAACCCAGAGCGGTTATGTAACAGCCGACAGCtcattaataataatgaagaaggTGGAGGGTGGATCTGGGTTAGGAAATGCTGGTTAATGAAAAGACTACATTAAAGTATATGTTGCTTTAGAGATAAACATATGGAATGACTACTGGGAGACCGCAGAGAgtttgaaaatgtgtgtttaatCTGAGGACATAAAACGCCACAACACCGGCACCACGGTTTTTAATTAAAAGCTTGAGCCAATTTGAGGCAGTCTTTCATGCAAATCTTTCAAGTTTGTTTCCGTTTTTTCAGTAAGCAGGCCTGCAGGAGGGGCAGGGTGTAGAAGAGCCTGAGGATGTAAGGAATTTAAGCTTCTTCTACGCAAGAAACTAATTAGCATGCTTCGCTAACAAGATCATTTGCATTCACAAGAGTTTTCTGAGGATGCGTTGAGGGCTTTCATGATGCAGCAGCCATATCCGGGAGCAACAACCCTCGACACATCCCATGTCCTTATTAAGGGTCATCACTTAGCTGGgtttgtgttcctgtgtgtgtgtgcatttgtgtttctgtctttgtgaggGCCAATCTGAGTTTTAGACCTTGAGAGtaatatttttgacattttggcttcactttttggAGGGCTGATTGGAGGTTAAGACGTAGTTTTGGGGTTTCAGGTCAGAAGCAAATTTAGGCTAATGTTAGGGACAGGGGATGCATTATGTCAAGTTCCAATGTGTGTGAAGCACTctagaaaaacattaaaaatccaCAAACGCAACACAAACTTAGTGACCAACTGCAGTGGACCAAGAAAAACATACTTTGGCTGTTTCTATAACAACATATTATCAGATAAAATGGCTATAAATACTGTAAAGTGCACAGGTCTCAGGTGGACTAAATGATGATTTAATAGAGGAACCGACCTGATGTCCCATGCCTCCACCTGCCCTGAGGGCCGCCAGCTCAGGAGGCACCGGCAGGGGTTTAGCACCAGGGATGGGCTCAGAGATGGACATGCCTGGATGATGACCACCGGGAACCATGGTGCCCGTTACACTGCTCATCTGCTGGGCCAGGAACATGGCACGATCTGGCAGTTTGTTGGGCTCGGCACACGCCTGCTGCCACACAGGGATCTTTTGGGATAAAAGCTCCTTCCcctgaaaaaaagaaggaagacaGGGATTGAGTCTTGTGTTTAAAAGACAGCATTGtacaagtatttttttctttcaaagaaAGTAGTTCGCTAATAGTTCATAcataaaaagtgaaaatgttcaCAACAGGGCTGctactaacgattattttcttcGTCAAATAATCTGTAGAtttttttctggatgaatggattagttgttaggtctgtaaaatgtcagaaaatgttgaaaaacgtaAGCttaaggtggagggtgggggtgtggccttgaccaactgccatgcttcgcttgttttcaagccatgatgtctctctctctctcatgggtgggccaaattctctgggtgggcaaagcagagaaaggggaggtaacctttccccttatgacgtcataaagggaagattcctgattggcccatctgagctttcattttctcaaagacagagcaggatacccagggctcggtttacacctatcaccatttctagccactgggggaccataggcaggctgggggaactcatattaatgttaaaaaacctcataaagtgaaatgttcatgccatgggacctttaatagttgacaactaatcgattattcTTTGCAGCTGTCGCTCATAATGCTAATACATCATAGGcttaatttacaggggggaaatgaaaactggccagtgcaaccccctcccccacccccaaaaaaaactattataatttcctttacataaataaagacatttgcaccataacttgatgcagaaaaggcacaaattgttgcagaaaaattcaccagaatgcaggaaatgaagtgtttgacgttCCGAATTTCATGAGCCCTTCCTAACCCGAAACCCAAAGTTACGGCCTCGTAATACATCCTTTAGAtatgcccaaaacacacaggaTTGGAAATATGCGTGACATCGGGAGGTTATGAtgctttttgtaaatgttgGATGGAATTTCCCTGTGGACATCAACACGGCATCACATTATTCACATAAGCAGAGGTATTCGATAGATGACGGGAGGAAAAGATAGCTGAAAGGGAGAAGGGGTGGGACATACAGTAGATGCAGGCCACAAGAGATGAGAATAGAGATGAGAGATATGAATTCTCTTTATGAATGCCCTAATTAGAGAAGCTCTCAGCTGATGCTTGAAGTTGCATTTCCTCCATACATTATACAGCAGAACAGTTACATAAAGATACATCTCATTTGCGGTCCTCGTCAGTAAATAAATGAGGGAGTCCTGACTCCATGAATATTAGAAAGATGCTGCTCAAATGCTTTTAACTCCACCAGGCTGGTGTGTGGAGGATAAACACAGTGAGGTTCCAAGGTTGTCTGGCCCCGCGGTGTGTATGTGGGCCGGAGCGTCAGGTGTCAGGATGTGGGTGGGTTATTAAGTTAaattaaacacatacacaaatataaAAGTTCAGCGAAAACAAATTCATACTAACATTGAGCATCGTGTCACTGGGGATTCATGCTCTAACTGAGATAGCTTTAAGCTGTCTAATGATTTCCCTGTCACAGGAAAATTCTTGTGGCCATTCATTTTCAGGCTAGATGAATGGAGATGGGATGAATAGGATGTCGCCACCTGTATTTCTCCGTGTTCGCAACAAAGTCTTTGTCAGTGTTTCTTGCTGCTGGTAGAAATGATGAGTCACTAGCACTTTCGAATAGCACAGGTAGAGCGTAGGTGGGACGGTGCCTTTACCAGTGTGATGATAAAATCAACTAGCAGACGGTGGTTCTTTATCCTTCATTCTCGGTTCGCCATGCACATCACAGGAAGAATCTCGCTCTTACAGAAACAGAGTGTGTGGGAGATTTGCCAATTTGGAAATGTACCCAGTAAGATAGCAAAATCACCAGTGACTCTCACAGATCATTTTTCTACAGTCCTCTGTGCTAACACATTAGTATAGACTATGTTGAGTGACAGTAGGTGACCAGCATTATTCAATGAACTCTGTACTTAATACTGGGCTTGTAGCATTAACGTTACAGCAGGTTCTTACTTTCTAATATCTAATTAGGCAATAGCTCACGACAGGCCGTGGTATATTAtacatttaaagggatactacgcagtgtgtgtgcagatgaacggCTGCCCTCCGTGGCGTCCGCTATCAGTTTGTTTTTCTACTGTCGTTTTTCTCAGATGGTGAGTGATACTTATTGTGCAAAGAAATCAAATTATAGTCACTGTATGTGGTTATTATATCATGgctatgaaccaatcagattgcttgatttgagctaacccttttattatatatgatgGCCACTCCAAAATTAGGTATATACCCAAAGCGATCAACTACGGCAACCTAGTGACACCCTAGCAAGGTCCCTAGCATTGAGATTGTATGTAACAACACCCTAGGATCACTTTAGCAACACCCTAGTAAAAGTGTAACTCAAGCACATTTTGCTCAGGCAGCAAGAACACTTAATTAATGGCTTAGCTATGCACATTAActaactaacaattattttctcaattaatcgattactTTCTCAATTGTCATTATATTGTGAAAAATGTACAGGTAGGCCTATATAAACTGTATATATAATTTCCCACAGCCCAAGGTGAAGTATTctaattccttgtttgtttttttataaccaACAATGCAAACCTCAAATACACTCCGTTAACGATCATATATGagaaagaaaagcatcaaatcttcacattggagaagctggaaccagagaaaaACTGTAGCACATATAATCAGTTATCAAAGTTATTGTCCTGTCTATCGACGAATCAAATTATCTGCTGATATATATTCAAGAGCCAACGGTACTTTGCAACTGAGTTTAAGACcagttaaatgtgttttttacttttgtttatgCATCATTGGATCAGCAGTTTGTGTTATGGTTTGcacttcctccctctgtctATCAATCACTCATTCAGACACGTTCACACCCACACAGTGAGCGAACCAAGTGTTCCTGCAGAAGTAGGCCATTTTCCCGCTGCCTCCCCACTTCaccctcctcctcacccactCACCCTCCATCTCCCTCACTTCTCTCTACTACTCCACATTTCCCCAGTGTGAAGGGTTGAGAGTAGGGTAGGACATGCTTTTCTTATCAGTTTCTTGGATAAAATAAAACTCCTGACCAGCGATCTCCCGGCTGCACTGATGCTGTGAAAAGCAGAAAACCTTTTCCTAAATGAAATTGAGGAATAAATGCAGAATTTAACTGCGTTTGCAAAGAAACAAACTTTCAACTATTCTAAACATCCTTAGAAAAAGGACATTTCACAGAGCCACAACAGTATAAACAAGCAGCCTTATTTTCAgatcttaaaataaaatgttttctagATTTTGTGCAATCTCACAAAGAGAGCAATTATTCAAGATGCCTTAATGACTATTTTAAACTGGGCTaaatatggctttttaattGCTATATACAAATGATACCTCTGCAACGAAGTACATTATTGAAATGCTGTTGAAACAATGATTATACATACATCACAAAATTAGTGACTTCAATTCAGCACTGTGACTGCGTAAAAGGAGGTGAGCAGAGGAATAGATGCAGTGTGAATGCTGTATGTTGAAAGGCTGACGCTACACTGGATTGCTGGCTTGAATGTGTAAGACTTACATCCGTTGTGGatcaactatgctcgaaccagagctgttcggaccaatcaaattgtcagggcgggctttatacgatgatggacagatgatcaaccacgtcaccaaagagcgcttgggttgaatttgtttacaacaaagatgtgTAGATTCTGCCATTGCGTCTGTTTTAGAAGATATCAACAGCACATTAATTTTAAAAGacgaacagagaaccgcgatcaaggcATTTGTGGATCgtaaagatgtttttgccgtccttcctacgggattcggcaacgtcacatactccgttgctctgattggttgtaggtctatccaattgagtgcagaggcattttctttcctggttcggttgaaacacgccccataatcacagcccagtggagcagtatcagactcatattctgactagaatctgagtatgaccacgtcaggctatgAAGTAGtaagaatagttgaaaaagtgggaatgggTGTAATTAGTATGAATGTCattgaaaagttgaataataccaataatgtttgaaagatgtggaatataatgatataatattttttttaaagctatagttatATATAACGGGATTGCTGGCTTCAATTTGGATGAAGAAGCAGCTAAAGGAGTATGAATGAGTCTGAAAATTGGGAAATGTGTGGGTCAGATTAGGGAATCTCAATCAGCTGTGTTGAATATTTTCAAGAAGTGTGAATGGGAATTACAAGTTGTATGAAACTTTGCCATGACATCACCAAAAAATGAGTATTATATAGTATAAAATGAGAATAGAGGAAGGCTGTTGGTTGAAGCCGTTCCCGCTCACCTTGCCGTGGTAGGCACTGCCGTTCTTGGCTACGGCACACTGGCGGTCCACCAGGAAGCAgtacctcctcctctcctcggACAGAGCGTTCTTGTAGCCCTCAGCGATGTAGTTGTCCAGCTCGCTCTGCTTATTGCTGATGGCCTCCACATACTGAAGAGAGGAACGGAAAAAAGGATGGCATGAGAAAAACATGGTGGTATGTCCTCATTTGGACATTATCTCACTGTTTAAATTCATAGAAACGTATTGAATTATTATCTGGTACAGGATTTTAAATCCTCTATTCCAGActgaaacaacacaaaaacaaaaatgatataAACAAATTTGAAGCGCATTGATTTCACAAATCACATTCATTtcatgattaaaaatgacttaACATTTCATGAATAAGTTACATAAATTACAAACAAGCTTCATAGTTGTACAGTACATTACATCTTTTGACAGATAAAATGTATCCAACCTATTCTTGAAAGAGATAACTGAAAGGGGAACTCAGGG encodes:
- the baiap2b gene encoding brain-specific angiogenesis inhibitor 1-associated protein 2 isoform X5 produces the protein MSRTDEVHRITENVYKSIMEQFNPCLRNFIAMGKSYEKALTSVTYAAKGYFDALVRMGEMASESQGSKDLEEAAWEVLFQMAEVHRQIQIQLEEMLKSFHNELLTELEKKVELDARYLNAALKKYQTEHKGKGESLEKCQAELKKLRRKSQGSKHPSKYGDKEMQYVEAISNKQSELDNYIAEGYKNALSEERRRYCFLVDRQCAVAKNGSAYHGKGKELLSQKIPVWQQACAEPNKLPDRAMFLAQQMSSVTGTMVPGGHHPGMSISEPIPGAKPLPVPPELAALRAGGGMGHQRLMEGGMPVMNGTGGAHGGEDYQQWMEGKVAQSKASPQTQRHGGEGYSNTLPVRKVAPAKSKTTLTETRTLPRSSSMAAGLERNGRTRVQAIFSHAAGDNSTLLSFFEGDVITLLVPEARDGWHYGENEKTRMRGWFPFSYTRVISDGDSNSMRQLRVHNLHGKSSSTGNLLEREDMALPVPDYGLHSRMEAQSAAALHGRQQQQRPYSVAVPGYSQQGVEEYEPRFPTSTGPDYARF
- the baiap2b gene encoding brain-specific angiogenesis inhibitor 1-associated protein 2 isoform X7, which encodes MSRTDEVHRITENVYKSIMEQFNPCLRNFIAMGKSYEKALTSVTYAAKGYFDALVRMGEMASESQGSKDLEEAAWEVLFQMAEVHRQIQIQLEEMLKSFHNELLTELEKKVELDARYLNAALKKYQTEHKGKGESLEKCQAELKKLRRKSQGSKHPSKYGDKEMQYVEAISNKQSELDNYIAEGYKNALSEERRRYCFLVDRQCAVAKNGSAYHGKGKELLSQKIPVWQQACAEPNKLPDRAMFLAQQMSSVTGTMVPGGHHPGMSISEPIPGAKPLPVPPELAALRAGGGMGHQRLMEGGMPVMNGTGGAHGGEDYQQWMEGKVAQSKASPQTQRHGGEGYSNTLPVRKVAPAKSKTTLTETRTLPRSSSMAAGLERNGRTRVQAIFSHAAGDNSTLLSFFEGDVITLLVPEARDGWHYGENEKTRMRGWFPFSYTRVISDGDSNSMRQLRVHNLHGKSSSTGNLLEREDMALPVPDYGLHSRMEAQSAAALHGRQQQQRPYSVAVPGYSQQGVEEYEPRFPTRA
- the baiap2b gene encoding brain-specific angiogenesis inhibitor 1-associated protein 2 isoform X4, producing MSRTDEVHRITENVYKSIMEQFNPCLRNFIAMGKSYEKALTSVTYAAKGYFDALVRMGEMASESQGSKDLEEAAWEVLFQMAEVHRQIQIQLEEMLKSFHNELLTELEKKVELDARYLNAALKKYQTEHKGKGESLEKCQAELKKLRRKSQGSKHPSKYGDKEMQYVEAISNKQSELDNYIAEGYKNALSEERRRYCFLVDRQCAVAKNGSAYHGKGKELLSQKIPVWQQACAEPNKLPDRAMFLAQQMSSVTGTMVPGGHHPGMSISEPIPGAKPLPVPPELAALRAGGGMGHQRLMEGGMPVMNGTGGAHGGEDYQQWMEGKVAQSKASPQTQRHGGEGYSNTLPVRKVAPAKSKTTLTETRTLPRSSSMAAGLERNGRTRVQAIFSHAAGDNSTLLSFFEGDVITLLVPEARDGWHYGENEKTRMRGWFPFSYTRVISDGDSNSMRQLRVHNLHGKSSSTGNLLEREDMALPVPDYGLHSRMEAQSAAALHGRQQQQRPYSVAVPGYSQQGVEEYEPRFPTSSTEGKLISTV
- the baiap2b gene encoding brain-specific angiogenesis inhibitor 1-associated protein 2 isoform X2; protein product: MSRTDEVHRITENVYKSIMEQFNPCLRNFIAMGKSYEKALTSVTYAAKGYFDALVRMGEMASESQGSKDLGEVLFQMAEVHRQIQIQLEEMLKSFHNELLTELEKKVELDARYLNAALKKYQTEHKGKGESLEKCQAELKKLRRKSQGSKHPSKYGDKEMQYVEAISNKQSELDNYIAEGYKNALSEERRRYCFLVDRQCAVAKNGSAYHGKGKELLSQKIPVWQQACAEPNKLPDRAMFLAQQMSSVTGTMVPGGHHPGMSISEPIPGAKPLPVPPELAALRAGGGMGHQRLMEGGMPVMNGTGGAHGGEDYQQWMEGKVAQSKASPQTQRHGGEGYSNTLPVRKVAPAKSKTTLTETRTLPRSSSMAAGLERNGRTRVQAIFSHAAGDNSTLLSFFEGDVITLLVPEARDGWHYGENEKTRMRGWFPFSYTRVISDGDSNSMRQLRVHNLHGKSSSTGNLLEREDMALPVPDYGLHSRMEAQSAAALHGRQQQQRPYSVAVPGYSQQGVEEYEPRFPTSIEPPFEPAVEAPAKPPLSEDEDEIEEDLSDKGHYDSLEKASPPPVGELSCPSV
- the baiap2b gene encoding brain-specific angiogenesis inhibitor 1-associated protein 2 isoform X1; amino-acid sequence: MSRTDEVHRITENVYKSIMEQFNPCLRNFIAMGKSYEKALTSVTYAAKGYFDALVRMGEMASESQGSKDLEEAAWEVLFQMAEVHRQIQIQLEEMLKSFHNELLTELEKKVELDARYLNAALKKYQTEHKGKGESLEKCQAELKKLRRKSQGSKHPSKYGDKEMQYVEAISNKQSELDNYIAEGYKNALSEERRRYCFLVDRQCAVAKNGSAYHGKGKELLSQKIPVWQQACAEPNKLPDRAMFLAQQMSSVTGTMVPGGHHPGMSISEPIPGAKPLPVPPELAALRAGGGMGHQRLMEGGMPVMNGTGGAHGGEDYQQWMEGKVAQSKASPQTQRHGGEGYSNTLPVRKVAPAKSKTTLTETRTLPRSSSMAAGLERNGRTRVQAIFSHAAGDNSTLLSFFEGDVITLLVPEARDGWHYGENEKTRMRGWFPFSYTRVISDGDSNSMRQLRVHNLHGKSSSTGNLLEREDMALPVPDYGLHSRMEAQSAAALHGRQQQQRPYSVAVPGYSQQGVEEYEPRFPTSIEPPFEPAVEAPAKPPLSEDEDEIEEDLSDKGHYDSLEKASPPPVGELSCPSV
- the baiap2b gene encoding brain-specific angiogenesis inhibitor 1-associated protein 2 isoform X3; the protein is MSRTDEVHRITENVYKSIMEQFNPCLRNFIAMGKSYEKALTREVLFQMAEVHRQIQIQLEEMLKSFHNELLTELEKKVELDARYLNAALKKYQTEHKGKGESLEKCQAELKKLRRKSQGSKHPSKYGDKEMQYVEAISNKQSELDNYIAEGYKNALSEERRRYCFLVDRQCAVAKNGSAYHGKGKELLSQKIPVWQQACAEPNKLPDRAMFLAQQMSSVTGTMVPGGHHPGMSISEPIPGAKPLPVPPELAALRAGGGMGHQRLMEGGMPVMNGTGGAHGGEDYQQWMEGKVAQSKASPQTQRHGGEGYSNTLPVRKVAPAKSKTTLTETRTLPRSSSMAAGLERNGRTRVQAIFSHAAGDNSTLLSFFEGDVITLLVPEARDGWHYGENEKTRMRGWFPFSYTRVISDGDSNSMRQLRVHNLHGKSSSTGNLLEREDMALPVPDYGLHSRMEAQSAAALHGRQQQQRPYSVAVPGYSQQGVEEYEPRFPTSIEPPFEPAVEAPAKPPLSEDEDEIEEDLSDKGHYDSLEKASPPPVGELSCPSV
- the baiap2b gene encoding brain-specific angiogenesis inhibitor 1-associated protein 2 isoform X6, producing the protein MSRTDEVHRITENVYKSIMEQFNPCLRNFIAMGKSYEKALTSVTYAAKGYFDALVRMGEMASESQGSKDLGEVLFQMAEVHRQIQIQLEEMLKSFHNELLTELEKKVELDARYLNAALKKYQTEHKGKGESLEKCQAELKKLRRKSQGSKHPSKYGDKEMQYVEAISNKQSELDNYIAEGYKNALSEERRRYCFLVDRQCAVAKNGSAYHGKGKELLSQKIPVWQQACAEPNKLPDRAMFLAQQMSSVTGTMVPGGHHPGMSISEPIPGAKPLPVPPELAALRAGGGMGHQRLMEGGMPVMNGTGGAHGGEDYQQWMEGKVAQSKASPQTQRHGGEGYSNTLPVRKVAPAKSKTTLTETRTLPRSSSMAAGLERNGRTRVQAIFSHAAGDNSTLLSFFEGDVITLLVPEARDGWHYGENEKTRMRGWFPFSYTRVISDGDSNSMRQLRVHNLHGKSSSTGNLLEREDMALPVPDYGLHSRMEAQSAAALHGRQQQQRPYSVAVPGYSQQGVEEYEPRFPTSSTEGKLISTV